In Rhodamnia argentea isolate NSW1041297 chromosome 1, ASM2092103v1, whole genome shotgun sequence, the genomic window GAACAAAATCAGCACATGTACGTTGCTTTTTTTAACTTGTGTTGCAGACAAAGCGTGAAAAAGAAGAACTCATTAGAGAAATATAGTCGCATTTTCATTACCTTGATAAAATGGTACTGAGAGCCAAGATTCAACTAATGGTATGCTGTAACCCTCCTTCGTAAAACCCTTGAAATCGACATTCCCACTCCTTATAGAATATGTAGCAAGCCCCAAAGAATATCATCTGTACAATAatcataaaatttctcaaaCCTAAATCAAAGCATAATAAATCACGGGTCACGGCCGAGTCGAAGCTCCAAATCGACTTCCTCCAGTTTCTCAGCTCGCTCCACTTCACCGGCGCTCTCCATGTTCGACGGGCCGACTCGCAGGCTGAGACTAGCATCCAATAGAATGCCATCTCCTCTTTGCAAAGAGTGTAAGCTCGGCACGCACTGACAACTTTCAAGATAATTCTTAGGGTTCACAGCAGATGCTTGCAAACCCTTCTGACTGTGATTCCTTTGCGTTTCCTCATCTTTGCCCTGGTCATAATTCAGGGGCACTCGGCCAGACTTCGATCCGATATGATTAGAAGCGATAACATAAGGATCATAGGTCTTCCTCATGGTGGGAGCAGCACCTGGAGCTTGCTTTCCCTTGGCTCTATCTTTCCGGTGGATGTTCATGTGACCACCCAAAGCCTGGGCGTTCGTGAAACCACGCTTGCAAAACGTGCATTCGTAGGACCGCTTGACGCTCCCTTCCTCCTTCGGTGGTTGCTCAATCGGATCGTTTTCTTCGCTAGACGACTCCGAGCACGGCTTCCCCGGTTCCATTGGAAACCCTTCTTCCCTCTCTCAAGATGAATTTTTTGTCTTGCAATTTGTTGTCCCAGAACTGCCAAGAAAGAATTTATGGGGAGAAGAAGAATATGGTGACGGTTGATAgcaattggagagagagagagagagggacggaGGGTTTTTATATGGAGAAAAAAGATGAGGAGGGATGTATGAAATGACGACAAGTAGAAGACATTAGCATTACCAGCGTGGATTTGAGCGGATATGTATATATAGAGACATAAAGTTTGGCGTTTGCTACGAGAGCCATTCTTTTGGCCGGCTCTTTGatgggttctctctctctctctctctctctctctctctctctcgtggtcATAGAGCTTTCGACCCAAGTTTTCTTAACGCAGTAGTTAAATGGCAAGTGACTGTGTAAGGTACGACACATACAGTAGGACAATTGTTcaaaaagccataaacctaCTGTACAATGAccatttcagtcctaaatttttttattgtgtcaatatagtcctaaacattttgacgatttgtcaatttaatcctaaaccatttgataatttgttaatgAAGTCCTTTTCGACAATATAAGTttcggactaaattggcaaaatttcaaaaggtttaggattaaattggcaaaacttcacAATGTTTGGGACTAAATGAGCACAATTGAAAtctttatgactaaattggctgcCATACAtggatttaggactttttggacaattttcccctgaTATGGTAGTCCGCAAGGTTTAGCTACTAGTGTTAGTAATGGTAACCCTAGGCTATGCACGAGAGAAGAGTCCTATATTTTGCATGTGGACTGACCTCAGTAGAATTTTTTTCACACTCCTTTTCAAGAAAGGGCCTTCTTATTCTACAGTCCATTAGGGCAAAAGCTCTTGAGGTTGAAAGGAAGTCATCATTCCTACCCATATTTAGTTTGATTCCCATGGTTTAATCTGTGCTAGCATTGGAGGTGATGCGAGCAATCCTTTTAAGTTCGAGCAAGCACTCATCCTGCCAAGGTGAAGTCGTCGCCATCTCAAAATCGCGGATTTACTAGTCAAGTTCTAACTAGGAATACTCCGAGAATAGTATTCTCACTCAAGGTTGAGGTTCATTGAGAACTTTTAAGTCGTCCGTGTCACATTTCACTCTATTTTTTGCTTCAAGACCTAACTTGATAAAACCAAGAGTTCAAGGGGTCTATCTATAAGGCATAACCGGAAGTTTCTAAAATGATCCGATTCAAATTATATTCCCGAAACGCGTGGTAGCACTATGCAATTGATTGTGCCAAATATAAGGCTAATAagaacttgcaaaaaaataaaataaaaaaaatcagaagatgaAACTTTTGGGAATTTTACCATCATCAGctacattttcttctttgaccaAAGTTGCCATCAATCAGCATACTCAAATGTCCATATTTGCGCTGAGGAGATTCTGCATATCAACTCGTTTTCACTTTCCAAACATTGAAGCGTACATCTTTCCTACAAATAGAAGATAATTTGTACCTAGGTGATTTGGTTTACAGAACAATATAACCCTAAAAACCTCTTCATCCATTTGCTTCTAGTTGTGAACCAAGGAATAAATAAAGTTAACCCATTTCTTGGAAAACCTCGTTCGTCCCATAATTTGCCACCCTTTTGCTTTAATTAGCGTAATCACCATTTAATTAAGATTGGCAAGAAACTTTCAACTGATGAACAAACTATCACAATTTTCATTAGCAGCGTCTGCTGGctataagaaaaaaatgagtaaaaaaaacaaaaaaattcgagGAGGAGCAGttcaaaagaatgatttgaCGTAACACATTTGTGTCCATATCATTTGTTGGGTTCATTACCATTATCTGGTGTCCGGTTGTGTTGCTGACTGGCAATTAGCGCGGGGTTTTACTAGTTCTTCCATGCATGGACATCAGATCTAGACGGCCTCAAAACGCGTTTTTTCCCCGCCAGAATTTGGCATCTATCTCGCACAAACTTCTTCTTCTCATCTTCGAGCTTTGACCTCGTCCTCCATTaatggcgagagagagagagagagagaagacggcTGCTGCTCATTTAGAGCTTGATAAACTTATTCGGACGGAGTCAAAGTTCGTAAGTAATGGGGCTTATGTCGAAGGCAAATGGAAGGAGGAAGCACATCGTCCGGTGACAGCAACATGAGTGCTGTCCTGTAACTGCTTCCACCGCCAGTTCCTTCTTAATTGAACCTTGGAACACAATCTCtacttttgctttttaattgaagaaagttTGATCAATGCCTTTGACCCAGTTCTACACAATCGTCACtaaactcgtttttttttttttttttggttcacgTCTTCTTTAAAGAAAGAATTAAGTATGCGTGTAACAATAACTTGTGTCGCCTGCATTTGACGCTCTCATGGTCCTTGTACGTGGACGTCTAAGTGCTAAT contains:
- the LOC115743271 gene encoding transcriptional regulator TAC1-like, which gives rise to MEPGKPCSESSSEENDPIEQPPKEEGSVKRSYECTFCKRGFTNAQALGGHMNIHRKDRAKGKQAPGAAPTMRKTYDPYVIASNHIGSKSGRVPLNYDQGKDEETQRNHSQKGLQASAVNPKNYLESCQCVPSLHSLQRGDGILLDASLSLRVGPSNMESAGEVERAEKLEEVDLELRLGRDP